From the genome of Streptomyces sp. NBC_01260, one region includes:
- a CDS encoding GH1 family beta-glucosidase: protein MTAVRPDIAPKQAPEATRFPTGFVWGAATAAYQVEGAAAEDGRTPSIWDTFSRTPGKVRNGDTGDIAADHYHLYRDDVALMKRLGLKAYRFSISWSRVQPTGRGPAVERGLDFYRKLVDELLEAGITPVATLYHWDLPQELEDAGGWPQRVTTDRFADYAAIMAGALGDRVGTWTTFNEPWCSAFLGYGSGVHAPGRTEPASALRAAHHLNLAHGRAIEVLRGQLPAAAQTSVTLNLHQVRPLTASAADADAARRIDAVGNRIFTGPMLRGEYPEDLIADTRHLVDWSTLVHDGDLAAISGPIDVLGVNYYTPTLVSTPEKGAGSTRDDGHGASDYSPWPGSEHVAFHLSEGKQRTAMNWAIDPDGLYNLLMDTSRDHPEVPLMVTENGAAFDDYVSPEGRVEDPERIAYLHGHLDAVQRAVADGADVRGYFLWSLMDNFEWAYGYSKRFGTVYVDYASQRRIPKASAHWYADVIRRHALPQTGPS, encoded by the coding sequence ATGACTGCTGTACGACCTGACATCGCCCCGAAGCAGGCGCCCGAGGCAACGAGATTTCCGACAGGCTTCGTCTGGGGGGCGGCCACCGCCGCCTACCAGGTCGAGGGCGCCGCGGCCGAGGACGGCCGCACCCCCTCCATCTGGGACACCTTCAGCCGTACGCCGGGCAAGGTCCGCAACGGCGACACCGGAGACATCGCCGCCGATCACTACCACCTGTACCGCGACGACGTGGCGCTCATGAAGCGGCTGGGGCTGAAGGCGTACCGTTTCTCCATCTCCTGGTCCCGGGTGCAGCCCACCGGGCGCGGCCCCGCCGTCGAACGCGGGCTGGACTTCTACCGCAAGCTCGTCGACGAGCTGCTCGAAGCCGGCATCACCCCGGTCGCCACCCTCTACCACTGGGACCTGCCCCAGGAGCTGGAGGACGCCGGCGGCTGGCCGCAGCGGGTGACCACGGACCGGTTCGCCGACTACGCCGCGATCATGGCGGGCGCCCTCGGTGACCGCGTCGGGACGTGGACCACCTTCAACGAGCCCTGGTGCTCTGCCTTCCTCGGATACGGCTCCGGCGTGCACGCTCCCGGCCGCACCGAGCCCGCCTCCGCCCTGCGGGCGGCCCATCACCTCAACCTCGCCCATGGCCGGGCGATCGAGGTTCTGCGCGGTCAACTCCCCGCTGCCGCGCAGACCTCGGTCACCCTCAATCTCCACCAGGTCCGCCCACTCACCGCGAGCGCGGCCGACGCCGACGCCGCCCGCCGGATCGACGCGGTGGGAAACCGGATCTTCACCGGTCCGATGCTGCGCGGCGAGTACCCCGAGGACCTGATCGCCGACACCAGGCACCTGGTGGACTGGTCGACGCTGGTCCACGACGGCGACCTGGCCGCCATCTCCGGCCCGATCGACGTCCTCGGCGTCAACTACTACACGCCGACGCTGGTCTCCACCCCCGAGAAGGGCGCGGGCAGCACTCGCGACGACGGGCACGGTGCCAGCGACTACTCCCCGTGGCCCGGCTCCGAGCACGTCGCCTTCCACCTCTCGGAGGGCAAGCAGCGCACCGCGATGAACTGGGCGATCGACCCGGACGGGCTGTACAACCTGCTCATGGACACCAGCCGGGACCACCCGGAGGTGCCGCTGATGGTCACCGAGAACGGTGCGGCCTTCGACGACTACGTCTCGCCCGAGGGCCGGGTGGAGGACCCCGAGCGGATCGCGTACCTGCACGGGCACCTCGACGCGGTGCAGCGCGCGGTGGCCGACGGCGCCGACGTCCGGGGCTACTTCCTGTGGTCGCTGATGGACAACTTCGAGTGGGCGTACGGCTACTCGAAGCGCTTCGGCACCGTGTACGTCGACTACGCCTCCCAGCGCCGCATTCCCAAGGCGAGTGCCCACTGGTACGCCGACGTGATCCGCCGCCACGCCCTGCCGCAGACCGGCCCTTCCTGA
- a CDS encoding carbohydrate ABC transporter permease has product MTITSPTQAPGSVLPAPAVHRAPKRAGRFRPGAGQQLKGGPFAYIALAVVGIGSLLPLYWTLVAASHTQDEVLASTPPFLPGGRLMHNLDAAWNQAHLGKAIVNSFIVSSCITVATLFFCTLAGYAFAKMRFRGRGALMTGVIATLTIPPQLSVVPLFMLMSDLGWGGSLESVIFPTLVSAFGVFFMRQYLSEALPYELIEAARIDGANNFRVVLSIVLPVARPAMMVLGMLTFVQAWNDFFWPYLALNQQNPTLQVALGQLSASYTPDQSIVMAGALISTLPLLAVFVLFGKRIVGGIMSGAVKG; this is encoded by the coding sequence ATGACCATCACCAGCCCCACCCAAGCTCCGGGGTCCGTCCTCCCGGCACCTGCCGTGCACCGCGCACCGAAGCGCGCCGGCCGCTTCAGGCCCGGCGCGGGCCAGCAGCTGAAGGGCGGCCCGTTCGCCTACATCGCACTGGCCGTCGTCGGCATCGGCTCGCTGCTCCCGCTGTACTGGACCCTGGTGGCCGCGTCCCACACCCAGGACGAAGTACTGGCCAGCACCCCGCCGTTCCTGCCCGGCGGACGGCTGATGCACAACCTCGACGCCGCCTGGAACCAGGCCCATCTGGGCAAGGCGATCGTCAACAGCTTCATCGTCTCCTCATGCATCACGGTGGCGACGCTCTTCTTCTGCACCCTGGCCGGCTACGCCTTCGCCAAGATGCGGTTCCGCGGCCGCGGCGCGCTGATGACCGGAGTCATCGCGACCCTGACCATCCCGCCGCAGCTCAGCGTCGTCCCTTTGTTCATGCTGATGTCCGACCTCGGCTGGGGCGGAAGCCTGGAGTCGGTGATCTTCCCGACCCTGGTGAGCGCGTTCGGCGTGTTCTTCATGCGGCAGTACCTGAGCGAGGCACTCCCGTACGAACTCATCGAGGCCGCCAGGATCGACGGCGCGAACAACTTCCGCGTCGTGCTGAGCATCGTGCTCCCGGTGGCCCGGCCCGCGATGATGGTGCTCGGCATGCTCACCTTCGTCCAGGCGTGGAACGACTTCTTCTGGCCCTACCTCGCACTGAACCAGCAGAACCCCACGCTCCAGGTGGCCCTCGGCCAGCTGAGTGCCTCCTACACCCCCGACCAGAGCATCGTGATGGCAGGCGCGCTGATCAGCACGCTGCCGCTGCTCGCGGTGTTCGTGCTCTTCGGCAAGCGGATCGTCGGCGGGATCATGTCCGGCGCCGTCAAGGGCTGA
- a CDS encoding ABC transporter substrate-binding protein — translation MRITRTVAGRSRRAAVLVTTGLTASALLLTGCSSDSDSSDTSSDANGKITLTVADFGQFGYKEAGLFAKYHELNPNITVKEDTTAEEKNYYPKLLQQLSAGSGLADVQGIEVGRVKELADTKADQFADLSKVIDVNEWVSWKEKQATTKDGKVIGAGTDIGPMSLCYNTELFRKAGLPTDRKDVAAKIAGGWEDYLKLGEEYKKKAPAGTYFMDSASAMYNAVVSSNAKQYYDESGQPIYKDSASVKQGWDLSAEAADKKLTQGLAQFGDPWKAALRKSTMATVACPAWMAGQISIAAGDANKGKWDITTAPGDTAANWGGSFLGVPTAGKHVAEASKLVKWLTAPEQQAAVFKAIGSFPSNKGAYDLPDVKNAKLPYFNDAPIGQIYADEAKSIPETVLGPKDAVIKDTISTQINNMEQRGTSPDKAWKAATEAIDKAIG, via the coding sequence ATGCGTATCACCCGCACCGTCGCCGGCCGAAGCCGCAGAGCCGCGGTTCTGGTCACCACGGGCCTGACAGCCTCGGCCCTCCTGCTGACCGGCTGCAGCAGCGACTCGGACTCATCGGACACGAGCTCCGATGCGAACGGGAAGATCACGCTGACCGTCGCCGACTTCGGGCAGTTCGGCTACAAGGAAGCCGGCCTCTTCGCCAAGTACCACGAGCTGAACCCCAACATCACGGTCAAGGAAGACACCACCGCCGAAGAGAAGAACTACTACCCGAAGCTGCTCCAGCAGCTGAGTGCGGGCAGCGGACTGGCCGACGTCCAGGGCATCGAGGTCGGCCGGGTCAAGGAGCTCGCCGACACCAAGGCGGACCAGTTCGCCGACCTGAGCAAGGTGATCGACGTCAACGAGTGGGTGTCCTGGAAGGAGAAGCAGGCCACCACCAAGGACGGCAAGGTGATCGGCGCGGGTACCGACATCGGCCCGATGTCGCTCTGCTACAACACCGAGCTGTTCAGGAAGGCCGGCCTGCCGACCGACCGCAAGGACGTCGCCGCCAAGATCGCCGGGGGCTGGGAGGACTACCTCAAGCTCGGTGAGGAGTACAAGAAGAAGGCGCCCGCGGGCACGTACTTCATGGACTCCGCGAGCGCCATGTACAACGCCGTCGTCAGCTCGAACGCGAAGCAGTACTACGACGAGAGCGGCCAGCCGATCTACAAGGACAGCGCCAGCGTCAAGCAGGGCTGGGACCTGTCGGCCGAGGCCGCGGACAAGAAGCTGACCCAGGGCCTCGCCCAGTTCGGTGACCCCTGGAAGGCCGCGCTGCGCAAGAGCACCATGGCCACCGTGGCCTGCCCCGCCTGGATGGCCGGTCAGATCTCGATCGCGGCCGGTGACGCCAACAAGGGCAAGTGGGACATCACCACGGCGCCCGGCGACACCGCGGCCAACTGGGGCGGCTCCTTCCTCGGTGTGCCGACCGCCGGCAAGCACGTCGCCGAGGCCAGCAAGCTCGTCAAGTGGCTGACCGCCCCCGAGCAGCAGGCCGCCGTCTTCAAGGCGATCGGCAGCTTCCCGTCCAACAAGGGCGCGTACGACCTGCCCGACGTGAAGAACGCGAAGCTCCCGTACTTCAACGACGCCCCGATCGGCCAGATCTACGCCGACGAGGCCAAGTCCATCCCCGAGACGGTTCTCGGCCCGAAGGACGCCGTTATCAAGGACACCATCTCCACCCAGATCAACAACATGGAGCAGCGCGGCACGAGCCCCGACAAGGCATGGAAGGCGGCGACGGAGGCGATCGACAAGGCGATCGGCTGA
- a CDS encoding carbohydrate ABC transporter permease, giving the protein MATSTPTRDAHTPPPSGSQRKPVNARRQTWRSRLWRFDDKASPYAYIAPFFLVFGAFGLYPLIYTGWIALHRVEMTGLDRMEWVGWANFDRILHDAEFWTAVSNTFLIGVMSTVPQLLVALGLAHLLNYKLRASTFWRTVILTPYATSVASAALVFALVFRADGGLLNWALHFVGLGHTNWANGHWTSKIAISVIVIWRWTGYNTLIYLAAMQAVPTDLYEAASLDGASRWQQFRKVTIPSLRPTILFTIVISTIGSMQLFGEPLLLEGGTLGAIGGNEHQYETLSVYLYNYGWNLGHLGPAAAVAWAMLALLLIIAAVNWLFGRFVRTSAV; this is encoded by the coding sequence GTGGCCACCTCGACTCCCACCCGGGATGCACACACCCCGCCGCCCAGCGGCTCCCAGCGCAAACCGGTGAACGCCCGTCGCCAGACGTGGCGGAGCCGCCTCTGGCGCTTCGACGACAAGGCATCGCCGTACGCCTACATAGCCCCGTTCTTCCTCGTCTTCGGCGCCTTCGGGCTCTACCCGCTCATCTACACGGGCTGGATCGCCCTGCACCGGGTGGAGATGACCGGCCTGGACCGGATGGAGTGGGTCGGCTGGGCCAACTTCGACAGGATCCTGCACGACGCGGAGTTCTGGACCGCCGTCAGCAACACCTTCCTGATCGGTGTCATGTCGACGGTCCCGCAGCTGCTGGTCGCGCTCGGCCTGGCCCATCTGCTGAACTACAAGCTGCGCGCCAGCACCTTCTGGCGGACGGTCATCCTCACCCCGTACGCCACCTCGGTGGCCTCCGCGGCCCTCGTCTTCGCCCTCGTCTTCCGGGCCGACGGCGGCCTGCTGAACTGGGCACTGCACTTCGTCGGCCTCGGCCACACCAACTGGGCCAACGGGCACTGGACTTCCAAGATCGCCATCTCGGTCATCGTGATCTGGCGCTGGACCGGCTACAACACCCTGATCTACCTGGCGGCCATGCAGGCCGTGCCGACCGATCTGTACGAGGCCGCCTCGCTCGACGGCGCCTCCCGCTGGCAGCAGTTCCGCAAGGTGACCATTCCCTCGCTGCGGCCCACGATCCTCTTCACGATCGTCATCTCGACCATCGGCTCCATGCAGCTGTTCGGTGAACCCCTGCTCCTGGAGGGCGGCACGCTCGGAGCGATCGGCGGGAACGAGCATCAGTACGAGACCCTCAGCGTCTACCTCTACAACTACGGCTGGAACCTGGGGCATCTCGGTCCGGCCGCCGCAGTGGCCTGGGCGATGCTCGCGCTCCTGCTGATCATCGCCGCGGTCAACTGGCTCTTCGGCCGCTTCGTACGCACATCCGCGGTCTGA